In Fructilactobacillus cliffordii, a single genomic region encodes these proteins:
- a CDS encoding ABC transporter ATP-binding protein: MTNSEQKPIVKVRHLKQYFNEGKKDEVKAVDDISFDIYEGETLGLVGESGSGKTTTGRSIIRLYNPTSGDVYFHDENIAKLKNKHLKDFRKQMQMIFQDPYASLDPRMKVKDIIAEGIDIHHLAQNSEDRDRQVADLLKKVNLNPEFANRYPHEFSGGQRQRIGIARALAVQPDFIIADEPISALDVSIQAQVVNLLQDIQEEQGLTYLFIAHDLSMVKYISDRIAVLYKGKIVEMAETEEVYNHPLHPYTQSLLSAVPVPDPELERNHHVKEFDHSHPFKEGEELREVKPGHFLYCDEATAQKYQ; encoded by the coding sequence ATGACTAATTCAGAGCAAAAGCCAATCGTAAAGGTGCGGCACTTAAAGCAGTACTTTAACGAAGGTAAAAAGGATGAAGTCAAGGCCGTGGATGACATTTCCTTTGACATCTACGAAGGTGAAACCCTTGGTTTAGTGGGTGAATCTGGTTCCGGAAAAACGACCACCGGTCGGAGTATCATTCGGCTGTACAATCCAACCAGTGGTGACGTTTACTTTCACGATGAAAACATTGCGAAATTAAAAAACAAACACCTCAAGGATTTCCGGAAGCAGATGCAGATGATTTTCCAAGATCCTTACGCTTCTTTAGATCCACGGATGAAAGTTAAGGACATCATTGCTGAAGGAATTGACATTCATCATCTGGCCCAAAACAGCGAAGACCGGGATCGTCAGGTGGCTGACTTACTCAAGAAGGTTAACTTAAACCCTGAATTTGCCAACCGATATCCCCACGAATTCTCTGGGGGACAACGCCAACGGATCGGGATTGCCCGGGCGTTAGCCGTTCAGCCTGACTTCATCATCGCCGACGAACCGATTTCGGCCCTTGATGTTTCGATTCAAGCCCAAGTGGTCAACCTGTTACAAGACATTCAGGAAGAACAAGGATTAACCTACCTGTTTATCGCCCACGATTTGTCGATGGTGAAGTACATCAGTGACCGAATTGCCGTGCTTTACAAGGGTAAAATCGTCGAGATGGCGGAAACGGAAGAAGTTTATAACCATCCGCTCCACCCTTACACGCAGAGCCTGTTATCAGCGGTTCCAGTTCCTGATCCAGAACTAGAACGCAATCATCACGTTAAAGAGTTTGATCACTCGCATCCGTTTAAGGAAGGCGAGGAACTCCGTGAAGTAAAACCCGGCCACTTCCTCTACTGTGACGAAGCGACTGCCCAAAAGTATCAATAA
- a CDS encoding ABC transporter permease has product MNNLIVSNTALALTAVFVVFAMWIGYREHLGITKDLIVATIRCVIQLFVVGYVLKYVFQVNNWLLTMLLILIIIFNGAYNARGRSGGLRNAFWISLTAIATSTLVILLVLVLDGALKFIPSQIIPVSGMIVSNSMVSMGLCFRTMNSMFKDRRSQVLEMLALGATPMIASKGIIRDAIKTGLQPTIDSAKTVGLVALPGMMSGMIFAGADPVLAIKYQIMVTFMLLGITSISSIIGCYLGYKSFFNQRDQLIR; this is encoded by the coding sequence ATGAATAATTTAATTGTTTCCAATACGGCCCTTGCGTTAACGGCGGTCTTCGTGGTCTTTGCCATGTGGATTGGTTACCGGGAACACCTAGGAATTACTAAGGATTTAATTGTTGCTACGATTCGGTGTGTCATCCAGTTATTCGTAGTGGGATATGTATTAAAGTACGTCTTCCAAGTTAACAACTGGTTGCTCACCATGTTGCTAATCTTAATCATCATCTTCAACGGGGCTTATAACGCGCGGGGTCGTAGTGGTGGCTTGCGAAATGCCTTTTGGATTTCATTAACGGCGATTGCCACCAGTACATTAGTGATTTTACTGGTACTGGTGCTTGACGGTGCTTTGAAGTTCATTCCTTCCCAAATTATTCCAGTCTCGGGGATGATTGTTAGTAACTCAATGGTTTCGATGGGCCTCTGTTTCCGGACGATGAATTCGATGTTTAAGGACCGTCGTTCCCAGGTTTTGGAAATGTTAGCGTTGGGAGCAACTCCGATGATAGCTAGTAAAGGGATTATCCGTGATGCCATCAAGACGGGGCTCCAACCCACAATTGATAGTGCTAAAACGGTGGGACTTGTGGCATTACCCGGGATGATGTCTGGGATGATTTTTGCCGGAGCTGATCCAGTGTTGGCCATCAAATACCAGATCATGGTGACGTTCATGCTCTTGGGAATTACCTCAATTAGTTCCATTATTGGGTGCTACTTGGGCTACAAGAGCTTCTTTAATCAACGGGATCAATTAATTCGCTAA
- a CDS encoding ABC transporter ATP-binding protein gives MTDNILQVKNLQVDFSTLNGTVHAIRDVSFDLKKGETLALVGESGSGKSVTVRSVIQLYAKNAKVTGGSVQFHDQDLLHLSPKEMDKIRGKDISMIFQDPMTSLDPTMTIGKQVAEPLITHGDASKEEAMKRALEVLEMVGIPNAKERIKDYPHQFSGGQRQRIVIAMAIIDNPEILIADEPTTALDVTVQAQIISLLKDLQKKIGTSIIFITHDLGVVAGIADRVAVMYAGKIIEYGLTDEIYYDPRHPYTWGLLDSMPTLDIQGQRLKAIPGTPANLINPPKGDAFAPRDPYALKIDERLQPPFFKVTDTHYAATWLLDPRAPKVTPPESIQKRFAKYKELRGEEQHD, from the coding sequence ATGACTGACAACATTTTACAAGTGAAAAATTTACAAGTAGACTTTTCGACCTTAAACGGAACTGTCCACGCCATCCGAGACGTTAGTTTTGACCTGAAAAAAGGGGAAACCCTCGCTCTCGTGGGTGAATCTGGTTCCGGAAAATCAGTAACCGTGCGGAGCGTGATTCAACTGTACGCTAAGAATGCCAAGGTTACTGGTGGTTCCGTCCAGTTTCACGACCAAGATCTCCTCCATTTAAGTCCTAAGGAAATGGATAAGATTCGGGGAAAAGACATCTCGATGATCTTCCAGGATCCAATGACCTCATTGGACCCCACCATGACGATTGGTAAGCAGGTTGCTGAACCGTTGATTACTCACGGTGATGCCTCAAAGGAAGAAGCCATGAAAAGAGCCCTCGAGGTCTTAGAAATGGTGGGCATTCCGAACGCCAAGGAACGAATCAAGGACTATCCTCACCAATTCTCTGGTGGGCAACGACAACGGATCGTGATTGCGATGGCCATCATCGATAACCCAGAAATTCTGATTGCCGACGAACCAACCACGGCGTTGGACGTGACGGTGCAAGCCCAAATCATTAGCTTATTAAAGGACCTGCAAAAGAAGATTGGAACTTCCATCATCTTCATCACCCACGATTTAGGGGTGGTGGCCGGAATTGCTGACCGGGTGGCCGTGATGTATGCCGGTAAGATTATTGAATACGGATTGACGGACGAAATTTACTACGATCCAAGGCATCCCTACACTTGGGGACTCCTCGACTCAATGCCGACCCTGGACATTCAAGGTCAACGGCTGAAAGCCATTCCCGGAACTCCGGCTAACTTAATTAATCCCCCCAAGGGGGATGCGTTTGCTCCCCGGGATCCATATGCCCTAAAAATCGATGAACGGTTACAACCACCCTTCTTTAAGGTGACGGATACCCACTACGCCGCTACCTGGTTGCTCGATCCCCGCGCTCCCAAGGTAACCCCGCCAGAATCAATTCAAAAGCGGTTTGCGAAATACAAAGAACTGCGAGGTGAAGAACAACATGACTAA
- a CDS encoding ABC transporter ATP-binding protein, whose amino-acid sequence MHQLETQALCYTIDDRNIINNINWAIDQGAVVTITGPSGSGKSTFVKLLASLLNPTSGTITFAGKPITELDPIAYRREVSYAVQQPTLFGDTVRENLEFPYQIRKQPFDEQHAIQALKTVDLGEADLDRQVTSLSGGEKQRVALLRNVLFPPKILITDEVTTGLDSDSKASVHKMLDYFNQKYQMTVIMITHDDEEIQAAQHLYEIKAGQMEEVAKHE is encoded by the coding sequence ATGCATCAGTTAGAGACACAAGCATTGTGCTATACGATTGATGATCGTAACATCATTAACAACATTAACTGGGCGATTGATCAGGGCGCGGTGGTCACGATTACTGGTCCTTCCGGAAGTGGAAAATCGACCTTTGTGAAGTTGTTGGCGTCGTTGTTAAACCCCACTAGTGGAACGATTACCTTTGCAGGCAAACCGATTACCGAACTAGATCCAATTGCGTATCGACGCGAGGTTTCGTACGCGGTGCAACAGCCAACCTTGTTTGGTGATACCGTCCGAGAAAACCTAGAGTTTCCGTACCAAATTCGCAAGCAACCGTTTGACGAACAGCATGCCATTCAAGCACTGAAGACGGTGGATTTAGGGGAAGCGGACTTAGATCGACAGGTTACGAGCTTGTCGGGGGGAGAAAAACAACGGGTTGCATTACTGCGGAACGTGCTCTTTCCGCCTAAGATTTTAATTACGGATGAGGTTACCACTGGCTTAGATAGTGATAGTAAAGCAAGTGTTCACAAAATGCTTGATTACTTTAACCAGAAATACCAAATGACGGTCATCATGATTACGCACGATGACGAAGAAATTCAAGCGGCCCAACATCTCTACGAAATCAAAGCCGGTCAAATGGAGGAGGTTGCTAAACATGAATAA
- a CDS encoding ABC transporter permease: MAQNLPPQESEFQFVSNDLSNLPISGEVVGDSRTYFQDVKRRLFHNKIAMVAGIILLLIVLIAFLGPAFVPTDPNAQNVLFANLPPKIGNLNIPGFNGMQTVAGHTVDAYQQAHVPHGTYYVFGTDYLGRDLFARVLYGTRLSIIVAVVATLLDLFIGVPYGIVSGLASERVDTFMQRIIEIISSVPDLIVVILLLIVLKPGLTSITIAIAFTGWITMARLIRAQVFKLKENEYVLASQTLGESKTKIAWKHLIPNLSSTIIIQTMFSIPSAIFFEAFLSFIGIGIPAPNASLGTLMSDGQKAFHFLPYQMWIPALILSLIMITTNLVGDGLRDAFDPQSD; this comes from the coding sequence ATGGCACAAAACTTACCACCCCAGGAAAGTGAATTCCAATTTGTCAGCAATGATTTATCGAACTTGCCAATTTCTGGTGAGGTCGTTGGTGACTCACGAACCTACTTTCAAGACGTTAAACGGCGTCTCTTCCACAACAAAATCGCGATGGTTGCTGGAATCATCCTCTTACTAATCGTGTTAATCGCCTTCCTTGGACCAGCCTTTGTTCCGACTGATCCAAACGCGCAAAACGTTTTATTTGCTAACTTGCCACCCAAGATTGGAAACTTAAACATTCCTGGTTTTAACGGGATGCAAACGGTCGCTGGTCACACGGTGGACGCCTATCAACAAGCTCACGTTCCTCACGGTACTTACTACGTCTTTGGAACCGACTACCTAGGTCGGGACCTCTTCGCCCGGGTGCTTTATGGAACGCGGCTCTCAATTATCGTAGCCGTCGTTGCAACCCTGTTGGACCTCTTCATCGGGGTTCCTTACGGGATTGTTTCTGGATTAGCCAGCGAACGCGTTGATACTTTCATGCAACGGATCATCGAAATTATTTCTTCTGTTCCTGACCTCATCGTTGTAATCCTATTGTTAATCGTGTTGAAACCAGGTTTGACTTCGATCACGATTGCAATTGCCTTCACCGGTTGGATTACCATGGCTCGTTTGATTCGGGCGCAGGTCTTCAAACTGAAGGAAAACGAATACGTGTTAGCTTCCCAAACTTTAGGTGAATCAAAGACTAAGATTGCTTGGAAACACCTGATTCCTAACTTGAGTTCGACCATCATCATTCAGACGATGTTCTCGATTCCAAGTGCCATCTTCTTTGAAGCCTTCCTAAGTTTCATCGGGATTGGGATTCCAGCACCAAACGCTTCTTTAGGGACGTTGATGAGCGACGGACAAAAAGCCTTCCACTTCCTGCCTTACCAAATGTGGATTCCTGCTTTAATCCTGAGTTTGATTATGATTACTACGAACCTGGTTGGGGACGGCCTGCGGGACGCCTTTGACCCACAATCTGATTAG
- a CDS encoding peptide ABC transporter substrate-binding protein: MKFFRHHKLISVALVGAAALTLAGLINPAHAADGGDKKTLSVSAKAPINTMDSSLNTDAYGAQSLNNTMEGLYRFTGQKLEPAVAKSIAKPTNDGKRYTIDLKKTKWSNGDPVTANDFVYAWRRIVDPKTASQYSYIYSGIKNADAITAGKKKPDQLGIKALGPYKLQIDLDHPIPFFDTLMSSSQFYPLNQKVVEKLGDQYGLASKGMVFNGPYKLQNWKVGDTEWTDVKNTSYWNAKNVKLNKVKYYTISDPNTGLNLYDTNVLDRYQNLNGDTARQLANSKDFSTDPANSTYYLELNQKKIPALKNAKLRQAMSLTINRNDLSNIILGKTGIPAHSLVPSKMSKNPQTGKDFVKTDQAMADRKYTAYNPTLAKKLWQEGMKETGQKELNLTFTADNTDTTKKLAEYLQNNMEKDLPGLKMTISSVPFKTRLQREASGEFDMATSAWSADYPDPTNFLDLATTGNPQNNGKWSNKGFDEQEKAATSTNANNPTARWQNMQNAQHILTQEQGIIPMYQDTTASLTKPDVRGFNITPTGQYDMAAVYKK, translated from the coding sequence ATGAAATTTTTTCGGCACCATAAACTAATTTCGGTTGCGCTCGTTGGTGCCGCTGCTCTCACGCTGGCTGGATTAATTAATCCGGCTCATGCCGCTGATGGTGGTGACAAAAAGACGCTCTCAGTTAGTGCCAAAGCTCCCATCAACACCATGGACTCATCTTTAAACACTGATGCCTACGGGGCCCAGTCTTTAAACAACACCATGGAGGGACTTTATCGTTTCACCGGGCAAAAGCTAGAACCGGCTGTTGCTAAATCAATTGCGAAACCTACGAACGATGGGAAACGTTACACGATTGATTTGAAAAAAACCAAATGGTCCAACGGTGATCCCGTAACCGCCAACGATTTTGTGTACGCTTGGCGGCGGATTGTGGATCCCAAGACCGCTTCGCAATATTCCTACATCTATAGTGGAATTAAAAACGCGGACGCCATTACGGCCGGAAAGAAAAAGCCCGACCAACTGGGAATTAAGGCACTTGGTCCTTACAAGCTCCAAATTGACCTGGACCACCCGATTCCGTTCTTCGATACCTTGATGAGTAGTTCTCAATTCTATCCATTGAACCAAAAAGTGGTTGAAAAGCTCGGTGACCAATACGGACTAGCCAGCAAGGGCATGGTCTTCAACGGACCTTACAAGTTGCAGAACTGGAAGGTCGGCGATACCGAATGGACTGACGTAAAGAACACCAGTTACTGGAACGCTAAGAACGTGAAATTAAACAAGGTGAAGTACTACACCATTTCTGACCCTAACACCGGTTTGAACCTCTACGATACCAACGTCTTAGACCGATACCAAAACCTGAATGGGGATACAGCTCGGCAATTAGCTAACAGTAAGGATTTTAGTACCGATCCTGCAAACTCAACTTACTACCTAGAGTTGAACCAAAAGAAAATTCCAGCGTTGAAAAACGCCAAGTTACGACAAGCCATGTCTTTAACTATCAACCGGAACGATCTTTCTAACATCATCTTAGGAAAGACCGGGATTCCAGCGCACAGTTTGGTCCCAAGCAAGATGAGTAAGAATCCCCAAACAGGTAAGGACTTTGTCAAGACCGATCAAGCCATGGCGGACCGTAAGTATACGGCTTACAACCCCACCTTAGCGAAGAAACTGTGGCAAGAAGGAATGAAGGAAACCGGGCAAAAAGAATTGAACCTAACCTTCACCGCTGATAACACTGATACCACCAAGAAACTCGCTGAATACCTGCAAAACAACATGGAAAAGGACTTACCCGGTCTAAAGATGACCATCAGTTCCGTTCCATTTAAGACCCGACTCCAACGGGAAGCTAGTGGAGAATTTGATATGGCCACATCGGCTTGGAGTGCTGATTACCCAGACCCAACCAACTTCTTGGACTTAGCCACGACTGGCAACCCACAAAACAACGGAAAATGGTCGAACAAAGGCTTTGACGAACAAGAAAAGGCCGCTACTTCTACTAATGCCAACAACCCTACTGCTCGTTGGCAAAACATGCAAAACGCGCAACACATTTTAACCCAAGAACAGGGAATCATCCCAATGTACCAAGACACCACTGCTTCTTTAACGAAGCCTGACGTGCGCGGCTTTAACATTACCCCAACTGGTCAATATGACATGGCAGCCGTTTACAAAAAATAA
- a CDS encoding fructose permease, translating to MAYQKPQKTPRTISMKTSIMFFILSLVINSLGNVLTLVSSSKVLPSFLGSAYWTATETNLGIAFHWNLFWAFLILGILTTVLNAILVGHWDWGRALGNVIFMVPFSFLIQFFDNLFVGGDLFGFHMSPIVNIPVASAHAGDWWLIALYILINFIGVAFIAIAISIYQRVNLVLHPADDLMQILRFKYFKGHAARAMWASYIPPTIMGVIAFIITRQFTYYGVGTIFAFLFQGNITGWADKMIFPHLKHQAVDVSEIDEPIIAEEIDTDIEEHEEKDKKD from the coding sequence ATGGCTTATCAAAAACCTCAAAAAACGCCACGGACGATTTCCATGAAAACGTCCATCATGTTTTTTATCCTCTCTTTGGTAATTAACTCGTTGGGAAACGTACTCACTCTGGTTTCTAGTTCAAAAGTGCTCCCTTCCTTTTTAGGATCAGCTTACTGGACTGCGACTGAAACAAACCTAGGAATCGCCTTTCACTGGAACTTATTTTGGGCGTTCTTAATCCTCGGGATTTTAACGACCGTTTTAAATGCGATTCTAGTTGGTCACTGGGATTGGGGTCGGGCCTTAGGAAACGTAATTTTCATGGTGCCGTTCTCCTTCCTGATTCAATTCTTTGATAACTTGTTCGTGGGTGGGGATTTATTTGGCTTCCATATGAGCCCCATCGTTAACATTCCGGTTGCCAGTGCTCATGCTGGTGACTGGTGGTTAATCGCCCTCTACATCTTGATTAACTTCATCGGAGTGGCTTTTATCGCGATTGCAATTTCAATCTATCAGCGGGTTAATCTCGTGTTACACCCGGCTGATGATCTGATGCAAATTCTGCGGTTTAAGTACTTCAAGGGACATGCTGCTCGGGCAATGTGGGCTTCCTACATTCCTCCAACGATTATGGGTGTGATTGCCTTTATCATCACTCGTCAGTTTACTTACTACGGGGTGGGAACCATTTTTGCCTTCCTCTTCCAAGGAAACATTACTGGTTGGGCTGATAAGATGATTTTCCCACACTTGAAACACCAAGCCGTTGATGTTTCAGAAATTGATGAACCCATTATCGCCGAAGAAATTGATACCGATATTGAGGAACACGAAGAAAAAGATAAAAAAGATTAA
- the opp3b gene encoding oligopeptide ABC transporter permease produces MTKYILKRIFYLLLTLLIIASITFFMMKGLPGTPYTNQAKMSPAQLTMMNHKYGFDKPLYVQYFIYMGNLLHGDLGTSFQFNNQPVTQLIGDHIGPSMQLGLQAMIVGTVLGIILGSIAAIRKNSWVDATATIVSILGLSIPSFVLAILLQYYLGYKWQLFPVALWHGFSYSILPTLALAAFPLASIARYMRTEMVDVLHSDYIELAKAKGDTSRQVIIKHAIRNSLIPIITVIGPMAVSIMTGSMVVESIFSIPGIGNQFVQSILTNDYPTIMGLTIFYSVLMVSIILIVDILYGIIDPRIRLGKGGKA; encoded by the coding sequence ATGACGAAGTACATCTTAAAACGAATTTTTTATCTATTGCTCACGTTACTGATTATCGCTTCCATCACCTTCTTCATGATGAAAGGGTTGCCGGGGACGCCGTACACGAACCAAGCCAAAATGTCTCCAGCCCAACTAACCATGATGAACCACAAGTATGGGTTTGATAAACCACTCTACGTACAATACTTTATCTACATGGGAAACCTCTTACACGGTGACTTGGGGACATCGTTCCAATTTAATAACCAACCCGTTACCCAGTTAATTGGAGACCACATTGGACCTTCGATGCAATTAGGGCTACAAGCCATGATTGTTGGAACGGTCCTGGGAATCATCCTCGGAAGTATCGCTGCCATCCGGAAAAATTCCTGGGTGGATGCAACGGCTACAATTGTATCGATTTTAGGATTATCCATCCCTAGTTTCGTGTTAGCCATCTTGTTACAATACTACCTCGGTTACAAATGGCAACTCTTCCCCGTGGCTCTCTGGCACGGTTTTAGTTACTCCATTCTCCCAACGCTTGCTTTAGCGGCCTTCCCATTGGCAAGCATCGCGCGGTACATGCGAACGGAAATGGTTGATGTGCTCCATAGTGACTACATCGAACTTGCCAAAGCTAAGGGGGATACCAGTCGCCAAGTGATTATCAAACATGCCATTCGAAACTCTTTGATTCCCATCATCACGGTAATTGGTCCGATGGCCGTTTCCATCATGACTGGTTCCATGGTAGTTGAATCCATCTTCTCGATTCCTGGGATTGGAAATCAATTTGTGCAGTCAATTTTAACCAATGATTACCCAACCATCATGGGCTTGACCATCTTCTACTCGGTCCTGATGGTGTCCATCATTCTGATTGTTGATATCCTTTACGGAATCATTGACCCACGGATTAGACTTGGTAAAGGAGGAAAAGCATAA
- a CDS encoding amino acid permease, which produces MHGLFRKKDIDTLLNQSTPLKRSLTAKDLTLLGIGAIIGTGIFVLTGKGALTAGPALSISFLIAAICCGFAGLCYAEFASMAPISGSAYTYSFIAFGELIAFIIGWDLILEYALAAATVAVGWSGYFVNILANIGIKVPTALTAAAGTTPGVHTIFNLPAFLIVLIITWVISLGINETKRLNSIMVFIKLGVILLFILFTVWSVKVANWKPFNPFGWYSIHNGTAAGIIPAASIVFFSFIGFDSVSSSAEETINPSKNLPRGILFSLIISTILYIIMTLIMTGVVKYPVFAKYLNAPVLAVLAQTGQTWLAAVVSLGAVVGMTTVILVMLYGQSRISYSMARDGLFPKVFSKVDQKHQTPYVVTWFFGIITALAAGFINLNILSELVNIGTLSAFILVAAGIMLMRYTQPKAKRGFKAPLVPFTPIMSILFCFMLIAGLNWETWVRFFIWLVLGLIVYFGYSRRHSVLNK; this is translated from the coding sequence ATGCACGGTCTCTTTCGTAAAAAAGACATTGATACGTTACTAAACCAATCAACCCCGTTGAAACGGAGTCTAACCGCTAAGGACCTCACCCTACTCGGGATTGGGGCCATCATCGGAACCGGGATTTTCGTTCTGACGGGGAAAGGCGCACTGACCGCGGGTCCGGCCCTCTCCATTTCCTTTCTAATTGCCGCCATCTGTTGTGGATTTGCAGGACTCTGTTACGCAGAGTTCGCCTCTATGGCCCCCATTTCGGGTTCAGCCTACACCTACTCTTTCATTGCCTTTGGTGAGTTAATTGCCTTCATCATCGGTTGGGATCTGATTCTAGAGTATGCCCTTGCTGCGGCTACCGTAGCCGTTGGGTGGTCCGGATACTTCGTTAACATTTTGGCCAACATCGGGATTAAGGTTCCGACGGCTTTAACCGCGGCTGCCGGAACAACTCCGGGCGTGCACACCATCTTTAACCTCCCGGCCTTTCTGATTGTTCTAATCATCACCTGGGTTATCTCACTGGGTATAAACGAAACCAAACGACTGAACTCCATTATGGTGTTCATTAAGCTGGGTGTGATCTTACTCTTCATTCTCTTTACGGTTTGGTCAGTCAAGGTTGCCAACTGGAAACCATTCAACCCATTTGGTTGGTACTCAATTCACAACGGGACGGCCGCTGGAATTATCCCCGCTGCTTCAATCGTGTTCTTCTCTTTCATCGGGTTTGATTCCGTTTCTTCCAGTGCTGAAGAAACCATTAACCCGAGCAAGAACCTCCCACGTGGGATTCTTTTCTCACTAATTATTTCAACAATTCTCTACATCATAATGACTCTGATCATGACCGGAGTGGTTAAGTACCCCGTTTTTGCTAAGTACCTCAACGCTCCAGTACTGGCTGTCCTTGCCCAAACCGGACAGACGTGGCTTGCTGCCGTCGTAAGTCTCGGGGCTGTAGTGGGAATGACGACCGTGATCTTGGTAATGCTGTACGGTCAATCCCGGATTAGTTACTCCATGGCGCGAGACGGTCTTTTCCCGAAGGTCTTTAGTAAGGTCGACCAGAAGCATCAAACCCCTTACGTGGTTACCTGGTTCTTTGGAATCATCACGGCCCTAGCTGCGGGATTCATTAACTTAAACATCCTGTCCGAACTGGTGAATATTGGAACTCTGTCAGCCTTCATTCTGGTGGCGGCCGGAATCATGTTAATGCGCTACACGCAACCCAAAGCCAAACGGGGCTTCAAAGCTCCCTTGGTTCCCTTCACGCCCATCATGTCAATTCTCTTCTGTTTCATGTTAATTGCAGGTCTGAACTGGGAAACTTGGGTGCGGTTCTTCATCTGGTTAGTGCTCGGATTAATCGTTTACTTCGGTTACAGTCGCCGGCATTCAGTATTAAATAAATAA
- a CDS encoding DUF1129 domain-containing protein: MKYNQLSQQNANLQAKLDKSHQRYYQSLLFYVRFFSLFVHETEIESELLGILYRLLDGQKKGKSGQATFQMNPKILAYQLTQAQKLKPKSLLHFLCVVTFWLVIALCVPVLLIPHLQLNVGGLLLAVAYIWGFGWLVTRPFMMRFFLRLPTWATIVLTVLLWLILFYPLILFPIISPTTTDPIGFSRLIRFVVLALIIILILGVYLYREKHQTHKKE; encoded by the coding sequence GTGAAATACAATCAATTGAGCCAACAAAATGCTAACCTACAAGCCAAGCTCGACAAATCCCACCAGCGTTATTATCAATCACTGCTGTTCTACGTCCGGTTCTTCAGCCTCTTTGTCCACGAAACAGAGATTGAATCCGAACTACTAGGAATCCTCTATCGGCTCTTAGACGGACAAAAAAAGGGTAAATCTGGTCAGGCTACCTTTCAGATGAATCCGAAAATTTTGGCTTATCAATTAACCCAGGCGCAGAAACTCAAACCAAAATCACTTTTGCATTTTCTGTGCGTAGTGACTTTCTGGTTGGTAATCGCTCTGTGTGTTCCAGTCCTACTGATTCCTCACTTGCAACTCAACGTAGGAGGCTTACTGTTGGCCGTGGCCTACATCTGGGGCTTTGGCTGGCTCGTTACTCGTCCCTTTATGATGCGCTTCTTCTTACGGTTACCGACCTGGGCTACGATTGTACTCACCGTGCTCTTGTGGTTGATTCTCTTTTATCCGCTCATCTTATTTCCCATTATCAGCCCTACCACGACGGATCCGATTGGATTTTCCCGCTTAATTCGCTTCGTGGTCCTGGCTCTGATTATCATCCTCATCCTGGGTGTCTATCTCTACCGCGAAAAACACCAAACACACAAAAAGGAGTAA